A portion of the Ferrimonas lipolytica genome contains these proteins:
- the gluQRS gene encoding tRNA glutamyl-Q(34) synthetase GluQRS, whose product MPAYVGRFAPSPSGPLHFGSLLAAVGSYLRARNLGGQWLVRMEDIDPPREVPGAATTILHQLEQYGLHWDGSVRYQSQQNERYEAILAQLYEQRLSYHCDCPRKRIKAVGGIYDRHCRNLAKPAEDCAVRLVNQHGCHQFNDLLLGQIETDSAFASEDFILKRRDGLYAYQLAVVVDDHDQGITEIVRGNDLLEPTVRQISLYHTLNWQTPSFLHLPLAINVDGNKLSKQNHAPALDSTNVSHTMATALDLLGQPLPAELNKAPVAEQLNYAVAAFELTRVPTTRQLAAPCR is encoded by the coding sequence ATGCCTGCTTACGTAGGACGTTTCGCTCCCTCCCCGTCTGGACCACTTCATTTTGGCTCACTGCTTGCCGCAGTTGGCAGCTATTTGCGTGCCCGTAATTTGGGTGGCCAATGGCTGGTGCGAATGGAGGACATCGATCCACCAAGGGAGGTGCCCGGTGCCGCAACCACCATATTGCACCAACTGGAGCAGTATGGTTTGCACTGGGATGGCTCGGTTCGATACCAAAGCCAGCAAAACGAACGCTATGAAGCGATACTAGCCCAGTTGTATGAGCAACGGCTGAGCTACCATTGCGACTGCCCCCGAAAACGGATCAAAGCCGTGGGTGGCATTTACGACCGTCATTGTCGTAACTTAGCTAAACCAGCTGAGGATTGTGCGGTTCGGTTGGTTAATCAACATGGCTGCCATCAATTTAATGATCTGTTGCTAGGTCAGATTGAAACCGACAGTGCCTTCGCCAGCGAAGACTTTATATTAAAGCGCCGTGATGGGCTGTATGCATATCAACTTGCTGTGGTTGTTGATGACCACGACCAAGGCATCACTGAGATAGTGCGTGGTAATGACTTGCTCGAACCGACGGTTCGACAGATCTCGCTCTATCACACGCTTAACTGGCAAACACCGTCGTTTCTGCATTTGCCATTGGCCATCAATGTCGATGGCAACAAGCTATCCAAGCAGAATCATGCGCCAGCGCTGGATAGCACCAATGTCAGCCATACCATGGCGACTGCACTAGATTTATTAGGGCAACCATTGCCTGCCGAGCTAAATAAGGCTCCAGTAGCGGAGCAACTGAACTATGCCGTCGCTGCTTTTGAGTTAACTAGAGTACCGACAACACGCCAATTGGCCGCGCCGTGCCGATGA
- the pepB gene encoding aminopeptidase PepB has translation MTQAMKVSLSQQPAAAQWGSATVSFAADGAQIHLSDGDQARQIQAAARKLTQQGINSVSLTGEWTQAQQWRFAAGFGGTMDGGNIEWANDNEALDARRDAALWLKSLIHASPEALSPEVLADEVAERLCAVAPAHITTKRIVGDALLTAGWVGIHGVGRGSVRPPVMLELDYNPTGDHDAPVAIALVGKGITFDSGGYSLKPSASMVSMKCDMGGAATVAAALKLAIRSGLNKRVKLFLCCAENLVSGHAYKLGDILHYKNGTSVEIVNTDAEGRLVLADGLIAANEAGAERIIDAATLTGAAMTAVGGDYNALFTVDDQAASDALAAAAAGDEGLWRLPLAPFHANKCPSSFADTANSTTQKGGGAGGASNAAGFLSRFAGAPAKGWIHLDLAGVYSEGGNSMHHDGATALGLMTVTNLLLQD, from the coding sequence ATGACCCAGGCAATGAAAGTGAGTTTGAGCCAGCAACCCGCAGCAGCACAGTGGGGGAGCGCCACTGTAAGTTTTGCGGCAGACGGCGCTCAGATCCATTTAAGCGATGGCGATCAAGCTCGCCAAATCCAAGCGGCGGCGCGTAAGTTAACTCAGCAGGGGATCAACTCCGTTAGCTTAACCGGGGAGTGGACTCAAGCTCAGCAGTGGCGCTTCGCTGCTGGCTTTGGTGGCACTATGGATGGCGGTAACATTGAGTGGGCCAACGACAACGAAGCCTTAGATGCTCGTCGTGATGCCGCGCTGTGGTTGAAGTCGCTTATCCATGCCAGCCCTGAGGCACTCAGCCCAGAAGTGCTAGCGGATGAGGTGGCCGAGCGTTTATGCGCGGTGGCTCCGGCGCACATTACCACCAAACGTATCGTTGGCGATGCACTGCTGACCGCAGGTTGGGTTGGTATTCATGGCGTTGGTCGTGGCAGCGTTCGTCCACCAGTCATGTTGGAGTTGGACTACAACCCAACTGGCGACCACGATGCGCCGGTAGCGATTGCGTTGGTTGGTAAGGGAATCACCTTTGATTCCGGCGGTTACTCGTTGAAGCCTTCTGCTAGCATGGTGAGCATGAAGTGCGACATGGGTGGGGCAGCTACCGTTGCTGCGGCTTTGAAACTGGCGATCCGTAGCGGCTTAAACAAGCGCGTTAAACTGTTTCTATGTTGTGCAGAGAACTTGGTTTCCGGTCACGCCTACAAGCTCGGCGACATCCTTCACTACAAAAATGGTACCAGCGTTGAGATCGTTAATACTGATGCCGAGGGGCGCTTGGTGTTAGCTGATGGCCTCATTGCCGCCAATGAAGCCGGTGCCGAGCGCATTATCGATGCAGCGACTTTAACCGGCGCCGCGATGACCGCCGTTGGTGGCGATTATAACGCCCTGTTTACCGTTGACGACCAAGCGGCAAGCGACGCCTTGGCTGCGGCAGCTGCCGGTGATGAAGGCTTGTGGCGTTTGCCATTGGCGCCATTTCATGCCAATAAGTGCCCATCTTCATTTGCCGATACTGCCAACAGCACCACCCAAAAAGGTGGCGGTGCCGGTGGTGCTTCCAATGCGGCGGGTTTCTTAAGTCGATTTGCTGGTGCACCAGCAAAAGGTTGGATCCATTTGGATCTGGCTGGGGTTTACTCTGAGGGTGGCAATAGCATGCATCACGATGGCGCTACCGCGCTTGGGTTGATGACGGTGACCAACCTTTTGCTACAAGATTAA
- the hrpB gene encoding ATP-dependent helicase HrpB — translation MSRLPIEDLFEPIRTTLSSHNQIILQAPTGAGKSTALPLALSQWNEIDGKILLLEPRRLAARMIARRLASSLGETVGQTIGLRVRGESKVSAHTKLEVITEGVLTRLIQQDPELDGIAMVLFDEVHERHLATDLALALTLEVQSSLRDDLQIMLMSATLEGQPLAQLLPNAALLESQGRSYPVTIEHVSPSNGVPWLGELVTQVQRQLRQRHGNILVFLPGMAEIRRAHEQLQSTVSDDVLLCPLYGQLSGAEQDAAVQPPPKGKRKVVLATNIAESSLTIDGISVVVDSGWQRRASINLRNGLSRLQTARISKANAAQRAGRAGRLMPGHCVRLWSESMQHGLAEADSAEINRADLTSLQLELAAWGSGADELQWLTSPPQPALQQSAQLLQQLALLDDRGQLTGLGRQVHELGADPRMGLMLCKAAELEQAGHGRGLVALAALLAAIVEEGDPLRGRHIGADIGRRIDAAKSGRHGQLAQKWRGQLQGKFAQQAAHHSEAGTLLALAFPDRIALCRDNGLRYQLANGSGASLNEGDALSGHRLLVIATMNEREGRSDGIIHLAAELHSDSLEAIAPHLFVQRRQVEFDRHSGALKAELQTQLGALVLARKRLTDISAADKQQALLHEVRRRGLSCLGFNQRSQNLRLRVALAAKLMSNEAWPDLSDGGLLDNLDDWLSPYLAGMSKFAELAKLDLYTLLLNQVEYSQQQLLTNELPEQLTVPTGSTLTLNYHADGVKLAVRVQEIYGQSDTPRLARGQLPVTLELLSPARRPLQITEDLAGFWQGAWQEVKKEMKGRYPKHLWPDDPANTLPTRKVKKYS, via the coding sequence TTGTCGAGACTGCCCATTGAGGATCTGTTTGAACCGATCCGCACCACGCTATCAAGCCACAATCAGATCATTCTACAAGCTCCGACCGGTGCAGGTAAATCCACGGCGCTGCCGCTGGCGTTAAGTCAGTGGAATGAAATCGATGGAAAAATCCTGTTGTTGGAGCCTCGGCGCTTAGCGGCAAGGATGATCGCGCGGCGGCTGGCCAGCAGTTTGGGTGAAACCGTTGGCCAAACCATTGGTTTACGAGTGCGGGGCGAGTCTAAGGTTTCGGCGCATACCAAGCTCGAGGTCATCACCGAAGGCGTACTGACCCGTTTGATTCAACAAGACCCAGAACTCGATGGTATCGCCATGGTGCTGTTTGATGAGGTGCACGAGCGTCACCTAGCAACTGATCTGGCCTTAGCGCTGACGTTAGAGGTGCAGTCGAGCCTGCGGGACGATCTGCAAATTATGCTGATGTCGGCCACCTTAGAAGGCCAACCACTGGCGCAATTGTTGCCAAATGCGGCCTTGCTGGAAAGTCAGGGACGGAGCTACCCGGTCACTATCGAGCATGTTAGTCCCAGCAACGGGGTGCCATGGTTGGGAGAATTGGTTACTCAGGTGCAACGGCAGTTGCGGCAGCGCCATGGTAATATTTTGGTGTTTTTACCAGGTATGGCTGAGATCCGCCGCGCCCATGAACAGCTGCAATCCACGGTCAGTGACGATGTGTTGCTGTGCCCACTGTATGGTCAGCTAAGCGGTGCAGAGCAAGATGCGGCGGTACAGCCTCCGCCAAAAGGTAAACGCAAAGTGGTGCTGGCGACCAATATTGCAGAGTCGAGTCTGACTATCGATGGGATCTCGGTGGTGGTGGATTCCGGCTGGCAGCGCCGCGCCAGCATTAACTTGCGTAACGGCTTGTCGCGACTGCAAACCGCACGGATCAGTAAAGCCAATGCCGCCCAACGTGCTGGGCGTGCCGGACGTTTGATGCCCGGCCATTGTGTGCGGCTGTGGAGCGAATCGATGCAGCACGGCCTAGCTGAGGCGGATAGTGCAGAGATCAATCGCGCCGATCTGACCAGCTTGCAGCTAGAGCTAGCAGCGTGGGGCAGTGGCGCTGATGAGCTGCAATGGTTAACCTCTCCGCCACAACCAGCATTGCAACAAAGTGCGCAGCTTCTGCAGCAGTTGGCTCTGCTTGATGACCGTGGCCAATTGACTGGCTTAGGGCGACAAGTGCATGAGTTAGGTGCCGATCCTCGGATGGGGTTGATGCTGTGTAAAGCTGCTGAGCTGGAACAGGCCGGGCATGGTCGCGGCTTGGTGGCGTTAGCGGCGCTGCTGGCGGCGATTGTGGAGGAGGGCGACCCACTGCGTGGCCGTCACATCGGTGCTGATATTGGCCGCCGCATTGATGCAGCTAAGAGTGGTCGTCATGGTCAATTAGCGCAAAAGTGGCGTGGCCAACTTCAGGGTAAGTTTGCACAACAAGCAGCACACCACAGTGAAGCCGGTACGCTGTTGGCATTAGCCTTCCCGGATCGCATTGCGCTGTGTCGGGATAACGGCTTGCGCTATCAGCTGGCCAATGGCAGTGGTGCCAGCTTGAATGAAGGCGATGCCTTAAGCGGCCATCGCTTGTTGGTTATCGCCACTATGAATGAGCGTGAAGGTCGTAGCGATGGCATCATTCACTTAGCGGCTGAGCTGCATAGTGATAGCTTAGAGGCGATAGCACCACATCTATTTGTTCAGCGCCGTCAGGTTGAATTTGACCGTCACAGCGGCGCCTTAAAAGCCGAGTTGCAAACTCAACTCGGTGCATTGGTGTTGGCTCGTAAGCGTTTAACCGACATCAGTGCTGCCGATAAGCAGCAAGCGTTGTTGCATGAGGTGAGACGCCGTGGGTTGTCCTGCTTGGGGTTCAACCAGCGCAGCCAAAATTTACGTTTGCGGGTGGCGCTGGCGGCCAAGTTGATGAGCAATGAAGCGTGGCCGGATCTCAGCGATGGCGGCTTACTCGATAATCTGGATGATTGGCTGTCGCCCTACTTGGCTGGGATGAGTAAGTTTGCCGAATTAGCCAAGCTGGATCTGTATACCTTGTTGCTCAATCAAGTAGAGTACTCGCAACAGCAGTTGTTGACCAATGAGTTACCAGAGCAGTTGACGGTGCCAACCGGCTCAACGCTTACCCTTAACTACCATGCCGACGGTGTTAAATTGGCAGTACGGGTGCAAGAAATTTATGGCCAAAGCGATACGCCAAGGCTGGCCCGCGGCCAGTTACCGGTAACCTTAGAGCTGCTTTCTCCTGCCCGTCGGCCACTGCAGATCACCGAAGATCTGGCGGGTTTTTGGCAAGGAGCGTGGCAGGAAGTTAAAAAAGAGATGAAAGGGCGCTATCCCAAGCACCTATGGCCTGATGATCCGGCTAACACCTTACCGACCAGAAAAGTGAAGAAGTACAGTTAA
- the folK gene encoding 2-amino-4-hydroxy-6-hydroxymethyldihydropteridine diphosphokinase, whose product MIRCYIALGANLAQPDQQLRQALQALAQLPQTSLVSHSQLYRSPPMAGMVQPDYCNAVAAIDTALSPIALLDHLQQLEHNQGRERHSRWGARTLDLDILLYGDQQIESERLTVPHYGIAERIFVLLPLFELAPALLLPDGKPLVSLVSNCPPQPLSLY is encoded by the coding sequence ATGATCCGTTGCTACATCGCGTTGGGCGCTAATCTCGCCCAACCGGATCAACAACTGCGCCAAGCCCTTCAGGCTTTGGCGCAGTTGCCACAAACCTCATTAGTTAGCCACTCACAGCTGTACCGTAGTCCACCGATGGCGGGTATGGTGCAGCCGGATTACTGCAATGCAGTGGCAGCTATTGATACTGCCCTTAGCCCGATAGCGCTGCTTGATCATTTGCAACAGCTTGAGCACAACCAAGGCCGCGAACGGCATAGCCGTTGGGGGGCTCGCACCTTAGATCTGGATATACTGCTGTATGGCGACCAACAGATTGAAAGTGAACGTCTAACCGTACCTCACTACGGTATCGCTGAGCGCATCTTTGTTTTACTGCCCTTATTCGAGCTTGCCCCAGCACTGTTGTTGCCCGACGGCAAACCATTGGTTTCCTTGGTAAGTAATTGCCCGCCACAGCCCTTATCCCTCTACTAA
- the dksA gene encoding RNA polymerase-binding protein DksA: MPQGKTKKIGVLAYANVEPYQEKAGEEYMNETQLAHFKTILEAWRSQLREEVDRTLHHMQDEAANFPDPVDRAAQEEEFSLELRTRDRERKLIKKIEKTLVKVQEDDFGFCDSCGIEIGIRRLEARPTADQCIDCKTLAEIKEKQLVG, from the coding sequence ATGCCGCAGGGCAAGACCAAAAAAATCGGCGTATTGGCATACGCCAACGTGGAGCCTTACCAGGAAAAAGCTGGTGAGGAGTACATGAACGAGACGCAATTAGCTCACTTCAAAACCATCTTGGAAGCTTGGCGCTCCCAGTTGCGTGAGGAAGTAGACCGCACCTTGCACCATATGCAAGATGAAGCAGCTAATTTCCCAGATCCGGTTGACCGCGCAGCTCAAGAAGAGGAATTCAGCCTCGAATTGCGTACCCGCGACCGCGAACGTAAGTTAATCAAGAAGATCGAAAAGACCTTGGTTAAAGTGCAAGAAGATGACTTCGGTTTCTGTGATTCTTGCGGTATTGAGATTGGCATCCGCCGCTTAGAAGCGCGTCCTACTGCTGATCAATGTATCGACTGTAAGACTCTGGCAGAGATCAAAGAGAAGCAGCTGGTCGGTTAA
- the pcnB gene encoding polynucleotide adenylyltransferase PcnB gives MRLIGSDKPVPAEPQLEVVPRSAHGISRNDISENALKVLYRLHKAGYEAYLVGGGVRDLLLRQQPKDFDIATNATPEQIRKLFRNCRLVGRRFRLAHILFGRDIIEVATLRGHHDAGNAKIAKQDDAGRLLRDNVYGSIDEDAERRDFTVNGLYYDISDYSVRDYFGGMDDIKAKRLRLIGDPQTRYREDPVRMIRAVRFATKLGFSIDKATAAPIHKMAPMMADIPAARLFEESLKLLMSGKGQENFHMLREFGLWEPMFPLQESLLKRDEDGKVMRLMEAMLANTDDRVNADKPVTPAFLYAALLWYVVEDLANAKLKKGMAPYDAITAAAGEAISKQCKTISLPRRFTTPAQEIWQLQGRLDKRSGARAFKMFEHPRFRAAYDFLLLRAEAEQDEELLELARWWTTFNDADDHSRRMMVRSLGNDGNRRRRRRPRRKPNAKPAQQ, from the coding sequence ATGCGCCTGATTGGCAGCGACAAGCCGGTGCCAGCCGAACCGCAGTTGGAGGTGGTTCCCCGCTCTGCGCATGGGATCTCACGCAACGACATCAGCGAAAACGCTCTCAAGGTGCTGTACCGTCTGCATAAAGCAGGCTATGAAGCCTATCTTGTTGGCGGCGGCGTACGCGATCTACTACTACGCCAGCAACCGAAAGATTTCGATATTGCCACCAACGCGACCCCAGAGCAGATCCGCAAGCTGTTCCGTAACTGTCGTTTAGTCGGTCGTAGATTCCGTCTGGCTCACATCCTATTTGGTCGTGACATCATCGAGGTAGCAACACTGCGTGGCCACCACGATGCAGGCAATGCCAAAATCGCCAAGCAAGATGATGCTGGTCGCCTGCTGCGTGACAACGTATACGGCAGCATCGACGAAGATGCCGAGCGCCGTGACTTTACCGTCAATGGTCTCTATTACGACATCAGCGATTACAGCGTCCGTGACTACTTTGGTGGCATGGATGACATCAAAGCCAAACGCCTGCGCCTAATCGGTGATCCGCAAACTCGCTACCGCGAAGATCCAGTGCGGATGATCCGCGCTGTCCGTTTTGCCACGAAATTGGGCTTTAGCATCGATAAAGCTACGGCGGCGCCGATCCATAAGATGGCACCAATGATGGCGGACATCCCTGCGGCTCGGCTGTTTGAGGAATCACTCAAGCTGCTAATGTCTGGCAAGGGCCAGGAAAACTTCCACATGCTGCGTGAGTTTGGCCTGTGGGAACCGATGTTCCCACTGCAAGAAAGCCTGCTTAAGCGCGATGAAGACGGCAAGGTTATGCGCTTAATGGAAGCGATGCTGGCTAACACCGACGACCGCGTTAACGCCGACAAGCCGGTAACACCAGCGTTTCTTTACGCTGCGTTACTTTGGTATGTGGTGGAAGACCTCGCCAACGCTAAGCTAAAGAAAGGCATGGCGCCTTACGACGCCATTACCGCTGCAGCGGGTGAAGCGATCAGCAAACAGTGTAAAACCATCTCATTGCCGCGTCGCTTTACCACGCCGGCACAAGAGATCTGGCAGCTGCAAGGTCGTCTCGATAAGCGTAGTGGCGCCCGCGCATTCAAGATGTTCGAGCACCCACGTTTCCGTGCCGCCTACGACTTCCTGTTGCTGCGTGCTGAAGCAGAGCAAGATGAAGAGCTGCTGGAACTCGCCCGCTGGTGGACCACCTTTAATGATGCCGACGATCACAGCCGTCGCATGATGGTACGCAGTTTAGGCAATGACGGTAACCGTCGTCGCCGTCGCCGCCCACGTCGCAAGCCAAACGCTAAGCCAGCACAACAATGA
- the sfsA gene encoding DNA/RNA nuclease SfsA translates to MKFEPKLESARLIKRYKRFLADIELANGTQITIHCPNTGAMTGCAEPGWRVHYSDSNNPKRKYRHTWEWVENGQGDAIVVNTGRANYLAEEALTNKLIPQLAGYNSIKREVKYGQENSRIDLLLQNSDLCDCYVEVKNVTLLAEDGQGYFPDAVTTRGQKHLRELMSMVAQGSRACILFVVAHSGITKVTPAEHIDPKYAQLCRDAVAGGVEFYAVSAHAHSEGISLIEPIDVMI, encoded by the coding sequence ATGAAGTTCGAACCGAAATTAGAGTCCGCCCGTTTAATTAAACGTTACAAACGATTTTTGGCTGACATTGAGTTAGCGAATGGCACTCAGATAACCATCCACTGCCCCAATACCGGCGCCATGACCGGCTGTGCAGAACCCGGCTGGCGGGTGCATTATTCCGACTCCAACAACCCGAAGCGGAAGTATCGCCACACTTGGGAGTGGGTTGAAAACGGCCAAGGCGATGCGATTGTGGTTAATACCGGCCGCGCCAACTATCTGGCTGAGGAAGCGTTAACAAACAAGCTCATTCCTCAACTGGCTGGCTACAACTCTATCAAACGTGAGGTTAAATATGGTCAAGAAAACAGCCGTATTGATCTTCTTTTGCAAAACAGTGATCTGTGCGATTGCTATGTAGAGGTTAAAAACGTCACATTACTGGCCGAAGATGGCCAAGGTTATTTTCCAGATGCGGTGACCACCCGTGGTCAGAAGCATTTGCGCGAATTAATGTCGATGGTGGCGCAAGGCAGTCGCGCCTGCATCCTATTTGTGGTGGCTCATAGTGGCATAACCAAAGTAACGCCCGCTGAGCACATCGATCCAAAATACGCACAACTTTGCCGCGACGCTGTCGCTGGAGGGGTCGAATTTTATGCAGTTAGCGCCCATGCACACAGTGAGGGCATTAGCCTAATTGAGCCAATTGATGTAATGATATAA
- the mrcB gene encoding penicillin-binding protein 1B: MAKRPTNSNPTPPKKAAPRKRAPAKRTPAKKRPTKAKAGKPSWLKRMWSLCWKVGLVVFSALVIYGIYLDGLIAQKFEGQRWYLPAQIYARPMSLFPGAPITHSQLKKELALLGYRNTGKAAKEGEYAVAKTRIQIYRRPFDGPNGHEGPMRVMVHFEDNRIAQVQRSKDGRDLGFLQLEPLLLDRILTGEREDRLFVPRIEIPEPLVTALLRTEDQDFYRHHGISISGIARAAFANIKAGKTVQGGSTLTQQLAKNFFLTRDRTIVRKANEALMALIIDARYGKDEILEAYLNEVYMGQDGAIAVHGVGLAAWHYFGTPLAELDMAQQAMLVALVKGPSYYNPWRFPERAQQRRDLILKLMMEQGSLSSSQYNQLASSSLNLRDPNWRQRHKLPGFRTVMQRELTERFGPETLNESGLKVYTTLDPLAQQAAERAVREGMKTLAAKRDDNKLQAAMVVVDRYQGGVLAVVGDKEPNYKGFNRATDAHRPIGSLIKPLLYLTALSEPQQFNLMTPLKDAPISLKSNDGQRWQPQNVDKKYRGTVPLKESMINSLNVPTVNLGMAVGIDALNDTLTRAGWTQRFNNNPSAFLGAMDASPYQMAQLYQTLADGGRYRRLYSIGHVTDSNGNRLVEQQPSSQQVLSENAAWLTNYMLTEVVQRGTAKRLGQQYPNILLAGKTGTTSDGRDAWFAGFDDRDVVVTWVGRDDNSAAGLYGSSAALPLYQRYLEQREPLSLVMVRPYEVSDGYFASGGQAVAKRCRGAIKVPVDQASWNEPSGCSGSALATNDEQPDKKNWFEKLLGL; this comes from the coding sequence ATGGCAAAGCGTCCAACCAACAGCAATCCAACCCCGCCGAAAAAGGCTGCGCCACGCAAACGCGCACCGGCGAAAAGGACACCAGCAAAAAAGCGACCCACCAAAGCGAAAGCCGGCAAACCAAGTTGGCTAAAGCGGATGTGGAGCCTGTGTTGGAAGGTGGGGCTGGTGGTCTTCAGTGCGCTGGTGATCTACGGGATCTACCTTGATGGCTTGATTGCGCAAAAGTTTGAGGGGCAGCGTTGGTATCTACCGGCACAGATTTACGCTCGACCAATGTCGCTTTTTCCTGGAGCACCAATCACCCATAGCCAGTTAAAAAAAGAGCTGGCACTGCTGGGCTATCGTAATACCGGTAAAGCCGCCAAAGAGGGCGAATACGCGGTAGCTAAAACTCGAATTCAGATCTATCGCCGCCCCTTTGATGGTCCTAATGGCCATGAGGGGCCAATGCGGGTAATGGTGCACTTCGAAGACAACCGAATCGCGCAAGTACAGCGCAGCAAAGATGGTCGAGATTTGGGTTTTTTGCAGCTGGAGCCATTATTGCTGGATCGGATCCTCACCGGTGAACGGGAAGATCGTCTATTTGTGCCACGGATCGAGATTCCAGAGCCGCTCGTCACCGCGTTATTGCGAACGGAGGACCAAGATTTCTACCGTCATCATGGCATCTCTATCAGCGGCATCGCCCGTGCAGCCTTTGCTAACATCAAAGCGGGAAAGACGGTACAGGGGGGCTCGACCCTAACCCAGCAGTTGGCGAAGAACTTCTTTTTAACCCGTGATCGAACCATTGTCCGTAAAGCCAATGAAGCCTTGATGGCACTGATTATTGATGCCCGATACGGCAAAGATGAGATCCTCGAAGCCTATCTAAACGAAGTGTATATGGGCCAAGATGGTGCCATTGCAGTGCACGGTGTCGGCTTGGCGGCTTGGCATTACTTTGGCACGCCACTCGCGGAACTGGATATGGCCCAGCAGGCGATGTTGGTCGCCTTGGTTAAAGGCCCAAGCTATTACAATCCTTGGCGTTTTCCTGAGCGGGCGCAACAACGGCGCGACCTGATCCTCAAGTTGATGATGGAGCAGGGCAGCCTCTCTTCATCGCAATACAATCAGCTTGCCAGTAGCTCACTTAATCTGCGTGATCCTAACTGGCGCCAACGGCATAAATTGCCGGGCTTCCGCACAGTTATGCAGCGCGAGCTAACCGAACGATTTGGTCCAGAAACCTTGAATGAGTCGGGCTTGAAGGTATATACCACCTTGGACCCGCTGGCTCAGCAAGCGGCGGAACGCGCGGTGCGTGAGGGGATGAAGACCCTGGCAGCCAAGCGTGATGACAATAAGCTGCAAGCGGCGATGGTGGTGGTCGATCGCTATCAAGGCGGGGTGTTGGCCGTTGTTGGCGATAAGGAGCCTAATTATAAAGGCTTTAACCGTGCCACCGATGCGCACCGACCGATAGGCTCGCTGATCAAGCCGCTGCTGTACCTGACCGCATTGAGTGAGCCGCAGCAATTTAACCTGATGACGCCCCTAAAGGATGCGCCTATCAGTTTAAAGAGCAACGATGGCCAACGTTGGCAGCCGCAAAACGTTGATAAGAAGTATCGTGGCACGGTGCCATTAAAAGAGTCGATGATCAACTCACTTAACGTGCCGACCGTTAACCTTGGTATGGCAGTGGGAATCGACGCACTTAACGACACCCTAACCCGTGCTGGCTGGACTCAACGCTTTAACAACAACCCATCGGCCTTTTTAGGGGCGATGGATGCTAGCCCGTATCAGATGGCACAGCTGTACCAAACCCTTGCCGATGGCGGCCGTTATCGTCGTTTGTACAGCATTGGTCATGTTACTGACAGTAACGGCAATCGTTTGGTTGAACAGCAACCATCGTCGCAGCAGGTGTTGTCGGAGAATGCAGCGTGGCTGACTAACTACATGCTGACCGAGGTGGTTCAGCGAGGTACCGCAAAGCGCCTTGGCCAGCAGTACCCTAATATCCTGTTAGCGGGTAAAACCGGTACCACCAGTGATGGCCGCGATGCGTGGTTTGCCGGCTTCGATGACCGCGATGTAGTGGTCACTTGGGTTGGCCGAGACGACAATAGTGCTGCCGGGCTCTATGGCAGCTCAGCAGCCCTGCCGCTTTATCAGCGCTACCTTGAGCAGCGTGAGCCATTGTCATTGGTAATGGTACGTCCGTACGAGGTCAGTGACGGTTATTTTGCCAGCGGTGGCCAAGCGGTAGCGAAACGTTGTCGTGGGGCAATTAAGGTGCCGGTCGATCAAGCCAGTTGGAATGAGCCATCTGGCTGCTCAGGTAGCGCATTAGCGACTAACGATGAGCAACCGGATAAGAAAAATTGGTTTGAGAAACTGCTGGGCTTATAA
- the thpR gene encoding RNA 2',3'-cyclic phosphodiesterase, translated as MANRLFFAVPVPRSQQLPLLRLQTQLEGAGRPVLASNFHITLAFLGNVCAAAQQQLLQRWQGLSLPPCQLSLNQLQLWPKAQVLALTSNECPTPLYQLAGALQRDAAKHGLHQSQHGFRPHLTLFRGAQQSPLATQHLQQPILINCNEVQLMISEQTPAGVSYQPIKRWQCYE; from the coding sequence ATGGCTAACCGTTTGTTCTTCGCTGTGCCGGTTCCGCGCAGCCAACAGTTACCGCTATTGCGGTTACAAACCCAGCTGGAGGGCGCTGGCCGGCCGGTTTTAGCCAGTAACTTCCATATTACTTTGGCGTTTCTTGGTAATGTCTGCGCCGCAGCGCAACAACAGCTCCTACAACGGTGGCAAGGGTTATCCCTACCACCGTGCCAACTGTCGTTGAATCAACTGCAGCTATGGCCCAAGGCCCAAGTGCTTGCGCTAACCAGCAATGAGTGTCCAACGCCGTTATATCAACTTGCTGGGGCATTACAACGAGACGCAGCCAAACACGGTTTACACCAAAGTCAGCACGGCTTTCGGCCACATCTGACCCTGTTTCGAGGGGCGCAACAATCGCCACTGGCAACGCAACATCTCCAACAACCCATCCTTATCAACTGCAACGAAGTGCAGTTGATGATCTCCGAACAAACTCCAGCAGGAGTGAGTTACCAACCAATAAAACGGTGGCAGTGTTATGAGTGA